A stretch of Lathyrus oleraceus cultivar Zhongwan6 chromosome 6, CAAS_Psat_ZW6_1.0, whole genome shotgun sequence DNA encodes these proteins:
- the LOC127092458 gene encoding CDP-diacylglycerol--serine O-phosphatidyltransferase 1 isoform X2: MESNGHRRAKRYDCVIKENGDSHLSNDDEHDPWTAWAYKPRTITLLLIGAGFLIWASGALDPERDASGDVVTSVKRGVWAMIAVFLTYCLLQAPSTVLIRPHPAIWRLVHGMAVVYLVALTFLLFQKRDDARQFMKYLHPDLGIELPERSYGADCRIYIPENPASRFKNVYDTLFDEFVLAHIIGWWGKAILIRNQPLLWVLSIGFELMELTFRHMLPNFNECWWDSIILDILICNWFGIWAGMHTVRYFDGKTYKWVGLSRQPNIIGKVKRTLSQFTPAQWDKDEWHPFQGPWRFIQVLSLCIVFLTVELNTFFLKFCLWIPPRNSVVIYRLILWWLLAIPTIREYNTYLQDSKPVKKVGAYCWLSLAICIVELLICIKFGYGLYPKSMPLWLVILWSCVGGGIVTFLGLWSWQLLRRRSLERKRR; encoded by the exons ATGGAGTCCAATGGTCATAGAAGAGCAAAGAGATATGATTGTGTCATTAAAGAAAACGGTGATTCCCatttgtcaaatgatgatgaacatgatccATGGACTGCGTGGGCATACAAGCCTCGCACGATCACACTATTACTTATTGGTGCTGGCTTTCTTAT TTGGGCAAGTGGAGCACTTGATCCAGAAAGAGATGCATCAGGTGATGTTGTTACTTCGGTTAAAAG GGGTGTATGGGCAATGATTGCTGTTTTTCTCACTTATTGCTTGCTGCAAGCTCCTTCTAC GGTTCTCATTAGGCCGCATCCTGCAATTTGGCGCTTGGTACATGGGATGGCTGTTGTATACCTTGTTGCTCTCACATTTTTGCTTTTTCAG AAACGCGACGATGCTCGACAGTTTATGAAGTATCTTCATCCTGATCTTGGCATTG AACTTCCAGAAAGATCGTATGGTGCTGATTGTCGCATATATATACCCGAAAACCCTGCCAGCAGGTTTAAGAATGTTTAT GATACACTTTTCGATGAGTTTGTTCTAGCGCACATTATTGGGTGGTGGGGGAAGGCAATATTGATTCGCAATCAGCCCCTTCTTTGGGTGCTATCAATAGGTTTTGAGTTGATGGAG CTTACTTTCCGTCACATGTTACCAAATTTCAATGAGTGCTGGTGGGACAGTATTATTCTGGACATCTTAATCTGCAATTGGTTTG GAATTTGGGCAGGAATGCATACTGTCCGCTACTTCGATGGAAAAACATACAAGTGGGTTGGTCTTAGCCGCCAACCTAATATAATTGGAAAA GTGAAACGAACGTTAAGCCAATTCACACCGGCCCAATGGGACAAAGACGAGTGGCATCCATTCCAGGGTCCATGGCGATTTATTCAAGTCCTTAGTCTTTGCATTGTATTTTTGACAGTAGAGCTCAACACATTCTTTTTGAAGTTTTGTCTATGGATACCGCCGCGAAATTCAGTTGTTATATATAGATTAATTTTGTGGTGGCTTCTTGCAATTCCAACAATTCGTGAATACAACACATACCTTCAAGACAG TAAGCCAGTGAAAAAGGTTGGAGCTTATTGTTGGCTCTCTCTCGCCATTTGTATTGTCGAACTTCTCATTTGCATCAAATTCGGATACG GCTTATATCCGAAGTCGATGCCATTATGGCTGGTAATTTTATGGTCATGTGTTGGAGGGGGAATTGTTACATTTTTGGGTCTATGGTCTTGGCAACTTCTCCGTAGGAGGAGTCTAGAAAGAAAGAGGCGATAG
- the LOC127092458 gene encoding CDP-diacylglycerol--serine O-phosphatidyltransferase 1 isoform X1 encodes MESNGHRRAKRYDCVIKENGDSHLSNDDEHDPWTAWAYKPRTITLLLIGAGFLIWASGALDPERDASGDVVTSVKRGVWAMIAVFLTYCLLQAPSTVLIRPHPAIWRLVHGMAVVYLVALTFLLFQKRDDARQFMKYLHPDLGIELPERSYGADCRIYIPENPASRFKNVYDTLFDEFVLAHIIGWWGKAILIRNQPLLWVLSIGFELMELTFRHMLPNFNECWWDSIILDILICNWFGIWAGMHTVRYFDGKTYKWVGLSRQPNIIGKVKRTLSQFTPAQWDKDEWHPFQGPWRFIQVLSLCIVFLTVELNTFFLKFCLWIPPRNSVVIYRLILWWLLAIPTIREYNTYLQDSLFECFFSKPVKKVGAYCWLSLAICIVELLICIKFGYGLYPKSMPLWLVILWSCVGGGIVTFLGLWSWQLLRRRSLERKRR; translated from the exons ATGGAGTCCAATGGTCATAGAAGAGCAAAGAGATATGATTGTGTCATTAAAGAAAACGGTGATTCCCatttgtcaaatgatgatgaacatgatccATGGACTGCGTGGGCATACAAGCCTCGCACGATCACACTATTACTTATTGGTGCTGGCTTTCTTAT TTGGGCAAGTGGAGCACTTGATCCAGAAAGAGATGCATCAGGTGATGTTGTTACTTCGGTTAAAAG GGGTGTATGGGCAATGATTGCTGTTTTTCTCACTTATTGCTTGCTGCAAGCTCCTTCTAC GGTTCTCATTAGGCCGCATCCTGCAATTTGGCGCTTGGTACATGGGATGGCTGTTGTATACCTTGTTGCTCTCACATTTTTGCTTTTTCAG AAACGCGACGATGCTCGACAGTTTATGAAGTATCTTCATCCTGATCTTGGCATTG AACTTCCAGAAAGATCGTATGGTGCTGATTGTCGCATATATATACCCGAAAACCCTGCCAGCAGGTTTAAGAATGTTTAT GATACACTTTTCGATGAGTTTGTTCTAGCGCACATTATTGGGTGGTGGGGGAAGGCAATATTGATTCGCAATCAGCCCCTTCTTTGGGTGCTATCAATAGGTTTTGAGTTGATGGAG CTTACTTTCCGTCACATGTTACCAAATTTCAATGAGTGCTGGTGGGACAGTATTATTCTGGACATCTTAATCTGCAATTGGTTTG GAATTTGGGCAGGAATGCATACTGTCCGCTACTTCGATGGAAAAACATACAAGTGGGTTGGTCTTAGCCGCCAACCTAATATAATTGGAAAA GTGAAACGAACGTTAAGCCAATTCACACCGGCCCAATGGGACAAAGACGAGTGGCATCCATTCCAGGGTCCATGGCGATTTATTCAAGTCCTTAGTCTTTGCATTGTATTTTTGACAGTAGAGCTCAACACATTCTTTTTGAAGTTTTGTCTATGGATACCGCCGCGAAATTCAGTTGTTATATATAGATTAATTTTGTGGTGGCTTCTTGCAATTCCAACAATTCGTGAATACAACACATACCTTCAAGACAG TCTCTTTGAATGTTTTTTCAGTAAGCCAGTGAAAAAGGTTGGAGCTTATTGTTGGCTCTCTCTCGCCATTTGTATTGTCGAACTTCTCATTTGCATCAAATTCGGATACG GCTTATATCCGAAGTCGATGCCATTATGGCTGGTAATTTTATGGTCATGTGTTGGAGGGGGAATTGTTACATTTTTGGGTCTATGGTCTTGGCAACTTCTCCGTAGGAGGAGTCTAGAAAGAAAGAGGCGATAG